CCGACACTTTCGGCCCACTCAAAAGTCATAAAGCCACCACCTTTCTATGAAGTTTATCCCAGTTTGGTACTATTTAAAATAGGACGAAATGGGATTAATTATCTTCCCGTTTTGGATACACGGGACTTTAGGCCTATTGATATTTTCCCAATTTGGTAATATATTTTATTTGTTGAAGGAGGTGATGTTATGGATGGTCTTAAAAAAATGAGAATAGCCAATAACTTATCTTGCCAAGCCCTTGGTTCCCAAATTGGAGTAGGCGCAAATACTATTTCACGTTGGGAAAGAGGGCAAAGGAGCCCTGATGTCGAAATGCTTGTGAGGCTATCTCAAATTTTTCATTGTACTGTTGACGACCTACTAAACCCTACGCCACCCCTGCCCCAAGTGGAGCAGGGGGAGACGGCAACGGCATAGAGGAGGCCAGGCGGCTGCAGGCGGCGTTTTCTTCTTTCCGCTTCGGAGTGGAAGAGGCTCTTGATCTGGGAGAGGACGGGCGGTTTGACGATCCGCTGACAAGGGAGAGTGCAATAAATTTGTACAATGCTCTTGAAGAAGCCCTCAAGTAGTTGGCAGAGCGTCGCTCTTTGACAAATGAATATTGGCGACAAGATTAAGTGACAGGAAGGTGTGATTGGCTATGGCGTTGAAGGTATCTCTGGAAATTGCCAATAACTCTTCTTCTCTATGTGTACAGAGGAGGATTTCAGTTTTCGGTATGCTGGCTATTGATACTGCTGAGGAGGAAGCGCTTGAGTTGTTTCGTCTCTCTTGGGAGAGGGTAGTCACTCCGATTCAGAGAGGACTAGGCTTGATAGATGACGCCGCGGACCTTTTACCAGAGGACGACGAGGATTTTGAACTTTTTTAGGAAGCTCTCCGGTAATGATCTGAGGGATAACGGCCGCATTGACGCCCCAGAGGTGCGGGCGAAGATTGAAAGGGGGATTCACGTTTTACAGGAGGCGCTTGTTTAAAGGCGCGCTGAACCTTGAAAACTCAATATGGGAGGCAAGCTTTTTGTAGAAGGAGGCGTAAGTATGGGCAGGGCCCGCATCGAGGAATACAAAGTAAATGTCTTTTTCCCCTCGATTGAGGATCGTCGTAACGAGGATCCCGGACAGGCAGCAATCAGGGAGGCCAATCTGAGAAGGGCCCGCGCCTGGTTTGATTCGCTGTTCGATATGTACTATGAGAGCTGTACTTGCAGGAGTAAAAAGGAGGTTGGTTTATGAAACTATCGTGGTACTTGGTATTTATTGCAGTAGTTTTTGTGTTTTTTCATGGCTTGGGAAGAGGGGAGGCAAAGCGTGCTGATGCACTAAAGAAAAATTTTTTCTACGACAAGTCGTATGCTGAAATGTATCGTCATCTTATCCACCTCGGCATGAATGAATTAACGAAAGACAAGAAACAGAACGCTTAGCTACCTACGCTAAGAGCTAAGCGTTTCACCAGCACCATGACAATCGAATACCGGGCATATGAAATTTTTTGAAATAAGGATGTGGTTTACGTGGAGTCCATGAAAGAGACGGAAAAATCTTTTCCTCCCAATGTAATGGCCATAAGTCTTATAACTATGGCGATTACTGGAGTCTGCCATATGATGTTTTCCGCAGTCTGCCTTGTTTTAGCTGTTGCTGCTGCAAAAGGATGGTTGGCGGCTTTTCTCTACGCTGCAAGTCTCATGAATTTTATGTTCGCGGTGATACACCTGGGCAATCCTTTAACCGGCTTGTCCGGCATCCGCAACACAGGAGTCAAGAAATAAGCAGCCTAATTCTGTAAGTCTGAATTTGTTGGGGTCTGGCGGAACAAGTGCTGTGTGTTGAAAAAACACTCGCGAGCCTGTTGTCGCGCCGCCTATTTGTTTTGCTTCTCAAGGTTCAATTTTCTGCATTACGGGAAGGTCGTCTATGAGAGAGCATCGCTTGAGATTTTGTATACTGACCCTAACGTCAAAATCTTCTGCGTCTGAAGTCTTTGCTAGGACTCGGGTGTCAAAAAACATAACTAATGGCGTAGGGGCGTATGGCATAAACGGGGCTTTTGTCGTTGCTCTCCGTGCATCTTTATACACCTTGTTTAGTAGCTGCGCATCCAATGGTGATAAGTCTTTTATTATCGAGATAAATGCCGTCCTGGGTTCCGGTTTATTTGGATTAAGCTCATTCGCTAACAGATTTGCCCATAAATCCCTTAGCGAAGGAT
The sequence above is a segment of the Cloacibacillus sp. genome. Coding sequences within it:
- a CDS encoding helix-turn-helix transcriptional regulator: MDGLKKMRIANNLSCQALGSQIGVGANTISRWERGQRSPDVEMLVRLSQIFHCTVDDLLNPTPPLPQVEQGETATA
- a CDS encoding Abi-alpha family protein: MADNHIGPIKDSYSVMKEICGGVYAGLSLIFPQIPAYVASRQAECLLAACKASQEKLRAASISLESQRACTLKLGLPWIEWASLEEDPSLRDLWANLLANELNPNKPEPRTAFISIIKDLSPLDAQLLNKVYKDARRATTKAPFMPYAPTPLVMFFDTRVLAKTSDAEDFDVRVSIQNLKRCSLIDDLPVMQKIEP